One genomic window of Nakamurella panacisegetis includes the following:
- a CDS encoding ester cyclase yields the protein MFTTTATTPTSPSAADLRSLAQRFTDDVINARDLDVALAELVVEDFVEQNPLPGQGPGRAGLADVLAGMFAAFPDLHWTLHDTVAEGDRIMSFSTWTGTHHGDFLGIPATCRSVQVEAWTLDRYRDGQLTESRIIMDVAGLLIQLGVLPAPAAG from the coding sequence GTGTTCACCACTACCGCCACCACCCCCACCTCGCCGTCGGCCGCTGACCTCAGGTCACTTGCGCAGCGGTTCACCGACGACGTCATCAATGCGCGCGACCTCGACGTGGCCCTGGCCGAACTGGTGGTCGAGGACTTCGTCGAACAGAACCCCCTCCCGGGTCAGGGGCCGGGGCGCGCCGGTCTGGCCGACGTGCTCGCCGGGATGTTCGCCGCCTTCCCCGATCTGCACTGGACGTTGCACGACACGGTCGCCGAAGGCGATCGCATCATGAGCTTCTCGACCTGGACGGGTACCCACCACGGCGACTTCCTCGGCATTCCGGCCACCTGCCGCAGCGTCCAGGTCGAGGCGTGGACCCTGGACCGGTACCGCGATGGCCAGCTCACCGAGAGCCGCATCATCATGGACGTGGCCGGCCTGCTCATCCAGCTCGGTGTTCTGCCGGCCCCGGCGGCGGGCTGA
- a CDS encoding LON peptidase substrate-binding domain-containing protein, with the protein MTLHIFPLGTVLYPGSLLPLHIFEARYRRMVAELLDQSAGRRRFGVVAIRSGREAWDEGHSDVYDIGCTAVLQRVEAYQDGRYDVLAIGESRFRLASLDTSSDLLCGTAEMLPDANADSSAALAAKVGRMFGRYLVALRAAGGIHHEDDDEEPPADPTALSYFVADGMILDLTDKQALLAAPSTHDRLTLALEYLRREAAMVKQFSMRPAVELPRAPYSTN; encoded by the coding sequence ATGACCCTGCACATCTTCCCGCTGGGAACCGTGCTCTACCCAGGGAGCCTGTTGCCCCTGCACATCTTCGAGGCGCGCTACCGGCGGATGGTGGCTGAACTGCTGGATCAGTCAGCCGGACGTCGGCGCTTCGGAGTGGTCGCCATCAGGAGCGGGCGAGAGGCCTGGGACGAGGGCCACTCCGACGTGTACGACATCGGGTGCACGGCGGTACTGCAGCGGGTCGAGGCCTACCAGGACGGCCGGTACGACGTGCTGGCCATCGGTGAGAGCCGGTTCCGGCTGGCCTCGCTCGACACCTCGTCGGACCTGCTGTGCGGGACGGCCGAGATGCTGCCCGACGCCAATGCCGATTCGTCGGCCGCGTTGGCGGCCAAGGTCGGCCGGATGTTCGGCCGGTACCTGGTCGCGCTGCGGGCGGCGGGGGGCATCCACCACGAGGACGACGACGAGGAGCCGCCGGCCGATCCGACCGCGCTGTCGTACTTCGTCGCCGACGGCATGATTCTCGATCTCACGGACAAGCAGGCCCTGCTCGCCGCGCCCAGCACGCACGACCGTCTCACCCTGGCTCTGGAGTACCTTCGCCGCGAAGCCGCGATGGTCAAACAGTTCTCGATGCGGCCGGCGGTCGAACTCCCCCGGGCTCCGTACAGCACCAACTGA
- a CDS encoding sugar phosphate isomerase/epimerase family protein gives MSNSLIGCHALVWTGTFDPDGIRLSVEKTKRAGFDLVEFPLMDPFTFDTAVAKAALAQHGMAASASLGLSPATDVSSEDPAIVASGQKLLMRALEVVAELGGTQLCGVIYSAMKKYMDPLTEQGLANSIDAIGKVADRAAELGLSIALETVNRYETNILNTGRQALAYVEKVGRDNVAVHLDSYHMNIEESDMYAPVLDCGDKLGYVHIGESHRGYLGTGSVDFDSYFKALGRIGYQGPIVFESFSSAVVAPDLSRMLGIWRNLWDDNEELASNANDFIRGHITAVASINLH, from the coding sequence GTGTCCAACTCGCTCATCGGCTGCCACGCGTTGGTCTGGACCGGGACCTTCGATCCGGACGGCATCCGTCTCTCGGTGGAGAAGACGAAAAGGGCCGGTTTCGACCTGGTCGAGTTCCCGCTGATGGATCCGTTCACGTTCGACACGGCGGTCGCCAAGGCCGCGCTGGCCCAGCACGGGATGGCGGCCAGCGCCAGCCTCGGGCTGTCGCCGGCGACCGACGTCAGCAGCGAGGACCCGGCGATCGTGGCGTCCGGGCAGAAGCTCCTGATGCGGGCGCTGGAGGTGGTGGCCGAACTCGGCGGTACGCAACTGTGCGGCGTCATCTACAGCGCCATGAAGAAGTACATGGACCCGCTCACCGAACAGGGTCTGGCCAACAGCATCGACGCCATCGGCAAAGTCGCCGACCGTGCGGCCGAACTCGGTCTGTCGATCGCTCTCGAGACGGTGAACCGTTACGAGACCAACATTCTCAACACCGGCCGCCAGGCTCTGGCCTATGTCGAGAAGGTCGGCCGGGACAATGTCGCGGTCCACCTGGACAGCTACCACATGAACATCGAGGAGTCGGACATGTACGCCCCGGTCCTTGACTGCGGCGACAAGCTCGGGTACGTGCACATCGGCGAGAGTCACCGGGGGTACCTGGGAACCGGCAGCGTCGACTTCGACTCCTATTTCAAGGCGTTGGGGCGCATCGGGTATCAGGGGCCGATCGTGTTCGAGTCGTTCTCCTCGGCCGTCGTCGCCCCTGATCTGAGCCGCATGCTGGGCATCTGGCGGAACCTGTGGGACGACAACGAGGAACTCGCGTCCAACGCCAACGACTTCATCCGCGGGCACATCACCGCAGTCGCCTCGATCAATCTTCACTGA
- a CDS encoding maleylpyruvate isomerase family mycothiol-dependent enzyme: MIQTPSRAENIHAVDHAEAMRVTATENARLLAQIRGLTIAQWNAPTDCPGWRVRDVVVHLIASAQAQANPIEFLRQVIGGRPLTEQIGGHHWVDGLNEAQLRARTDWKTSALPDLWQRHSAAALRARTRMPAPIRALPVLPIGTGLGVHIGWQPLRYLFDMGFTRDVWMHRIDIARAAGIEPDLTAEHDGRIVADILAEWSRHHGEPYTLTLTGPAGGTFHAGVAGDTRTVDAIEFARILSGRAAGAGILRHKLPL, translated from the coding sequence ATGATCCAGACCCCCTCCCGAGCCGAAAACATCCACGCCGTCGACCACGCCGAGGCCATGCGCGTGACCGCGACCGAGAACGCCCGCCTGCTGGCGCAGATCCGCGGACTCACCATCGCCCAATGGAATGCCCCGACCGATTGCCCCGGCTGGCGCGTGCGCGACGTCGTCGTCCACCTCATCGCCTCGGCACAGGCGCAGGCCAACCCGATAGAGTTTCTCCGGCAGGTGATCGGCGGGCGCCCCCTGACCGAACAGATCGGCGGCCACCACTGGGTGGACGGGCTCAACGAGGCCCAACTCCGGGCCCGCACCGACTGGAAAACCTCGGCCCTGCCTGACTTGTGGCAACGGCACTCCGCCGCCGCCCTGCGGGCCCGGACCCGCATGCCGGCGCCGATCCGTGCCCTGCCGGTCCTGCCGATCGGGACCGGGCTCGGCGTCCACATCGGCTGGCAGCCGCTGCGCTACCTGTTCGACATGGGCTTCACCCGGGACGTCTGGATGCACCGGATCGACATCGCACGTGCGGCCGGAATCGAACCCGATCTGACCGCCGAGCACGACGGCCGGATCGTCGCCGACATCCTCGCCGAATGGTCACGGCACCACGGTGAGCCGTACACCCTCACCCTCACCGGTCCGGCCGGGGGCACCTTCCACGCCGGCGTTGCGGGTGACACCCGGACGGTCGACGCGATCGAGTTCGCCCGGATCCTCTCCGGACGCGCCGCAGGCGCCGGCATCCTGCGCCACAAACTGCCGCTCTGA
- a CDS encoding PadR family transcriptional regulator, translated as MSVSKALLGLLEVGPSHGYDLKRAHDDLFSPGRPLAYGQVYSTLARLLKNGLVTVEGHEAGDGPDRKRYAITDSGITDVDTWLATPESPQEYLQNTLYTKVVLALMSHRSAGQILDQQRQEHLRTMREFNRRKQSGDLADQLICDHALFHLEADLKWLDVTASRLDELTERVGK; from the coding sequence ATGTCGGTCTCCAAAGCACTCCTCGGACTCCTGGAAGTAGGCCCGTCGCACGGCTACGACCTCAAGCGAGCCCACGACGACCTCTTCAGCCCCGGCCGCCCGCTGGCGTACGGGCAGGTGTACTCGACCCTGGCCCGACTGCTGAAGAACGGCTTGGTGACGGTGGAGGGACACGAGGCGGGCGACGGCCCGGACCGCAAGCGTTACGCCATCACCGACTCCGGGATCACCGACGTCGACACCTGGCTGGCCACGCCGGAGAGCCCGCAGGAGTACCTCCAGAACACCCTCTACACCAAGGTGGTGCTTGCGCTCATGTCCCACCGGTCGGCCGGGCAGATCCTCGACCAGCAACGGCAGGAGCATCTGCGGACGATGCGAGAGTTCAATCGACGCAAGCAGTCCGGGGACCTTGCGGACCAATTGATCTGCGACCATGCGCTTTTTCATCTCGAAGCCGATCTGAAGTGGCTCGACGTCACCGCGTCACGACTGGACGAGTTGACCGAAAGGGTGGGGAAATGA
- a CDS encoding ABC transporter ATP-binding protein, producing MTEDSGGLLTAKDLHKKLGRSNALQGASLRVERGEVLAVLGPSGSGKSTLLHCAAGIMKPDSGTISFRGTDITALSDRQRSALRRNEFGFVFQFGQLVPELTCLENVILGLRLAGVSRRTAEMTGRAWLDRLEVADIADQRSSEVSGGQGQRVAIARAMIGDPSVIFADEPTGALDSLQGEKVMNLLARTARETGTAVVLVTHDVQVAAYSDRELTVRDGRTADATVPA from the coding sequence ATGACTGAGGACTCCGGGGGCCTGTTGACGGCGAAGGATCTGCACAAGAAGTTGGGACGCTCGAACGCCCTGCAGGGCGCGAGCCTGCGCGTTGAACGGGGCGAGGTGTTGGCCGTGCTCGGCCCGTCCGGGTCCGGCAAGTCGACCTTGCTGCACTGCGCGGCCGGAATCATGAAGCCGGACTCGGGCACCATCTCGTTCCGCGGTACCGACATCACAGCGCTGTCGGATCGACAGCGATCTGCTCTGCGGCGCAACGAGTTCGGTTTCGTGTTCCAGTTCGGCCAGCTGGTGCCCGAGCTCACCTGTCTGGAGAACGTCATTCTCGGGCTGCGCCTGGCCGGGGTGTCCCGGCGCACCGCGGAGATGACCGGGCGGGCGTGGCTCGACCGCCTCGAGGTCGCCGACATCGCCGATCAGAGATCGAGTGAGGTCTCCGGCGGGCAAGGGCAGCGGGTGGCCATCGCCCGGGCCATGATCGGCGATCCGTCGGTCATCTTCGCCGATGAACCCACCGGCGCCCTGGATTCACTCCAAGGGGAGAAGGTGATGAACCTGCTCGCCCGGACCGCCCGCGAAACCGGAACGGCGGTGGTCCTGGTCACCCACGACGTCCAGGTCGCGGCGTATTCCGATCGGGAGCTCACCGTCCGTGACGGTCGCACCGCCGACGCGACAGTGCCGGCATGA
- a CDS encoding acetoin utilization protein AcuC, giving the protein MAPPLVIWDPVMLGYDLGGSHPLHPLRWELTWDLAGQLGVLDGVERFAPQPATDAELATVHSPRYIEAVKAASGPPGTAGHRFGHGLGNDDNPVFEHMHATAALIAGGSIAGARAIARGEVARAVNIAGGLHHAMADHASGFCVYNDAALAVRALLDAGVAKVAYVDVDVHHGDGVQAAFYDDPRVLTVSIHESPLSLWPGTGWPAEMGRGAAAGTAVNIPVPAGTGDAAWLRAFHAVVPGIVRAFRPDVLVTQQGADSHADDPLADLNLSVDGQRASYRALRDLAETAAGGRWLALGGGGYSVVRVVPRAWTHLLATVADRDVDPVTPLPPAWLEHAAAARPGLHLPTTMSDDRPVDYEPWDADDGAPVDKAIAEVRSRVFPLHGLDPFDPRD; this is encoded by the coding sequence ATGGCGCCGCCGTTGGTGATCTGGGATCCGGTCATGCTGGGGTACGACCTGGGCGGGTCCCATCCGCTGCACCCGCTGCGGTGGGAGTTGACCTGGGACCTGGCCGGGCAGCTGGGCGTCCTTGACGGGGTCGAACGGTTCGCCCCTCAGCCGGCCACCGATGCCGAGCTGGCGACCGTGCACAGTCCCCGGTACATCGAGGCCGTCAAGGCGGCCTCCGGGCCCCCGGGCACGGCCGGCCACCGGTTCGGGCACGGCCTGGGCAACGATGACAACCCGGTGTTCGAGCACATGCACGCCACGGCCGCCCTCATCGCCGGGGGTTCGATCGCCGGGGCCAGGGCGATCGCCCGCGGTGAGGTGGCGCGCGCGGTCAACATCGCCGGCGGCCTGCACCATGCGATGGCCGACCATGCGTCCGGGTTCTGCGTCTACAACGACGCCGCCCTCGCCGTCCGGGCCCTGCTGGATGCCGGCGTCGCCAAGGTGGCCTACGTGGACGTCGACGTGCATCACGGCGACGGTGTGCAGGCGGCGTTCTACGACGATCCGCGAGTGCTCACGGTGTCCATCCACGAGTCGCCGCTGTCGCTGTGGCCGGGGACCGGGTGGCCGGCCGAGATGGGCCGCGGCGCCGCCGCCGGGACCGCGGTCAACATCCCGGTGCCGGCCGGAACCGGCGATGCCGCCTGGCTGCGGGCGTTTCACGCGGTGGTGCCCGGCATCGTCCGGGCCTTCCGTCCCGACGTGCTGGTCACCCAGCAGGGTGCCGACTCGCACGCGGACGATCCGTTGGCCGACCTGAACCTGTCGGTCGACGGCCAGCGGGCGTCCTACCGAGCCCTGCGGGATCTCGCCGAAACAGCGGCCGGCGGACGCTGGCTGGCCCTCGGCGGCGGTGGCTACTCGGTGGTCAGAGTCGTTCCGCGGGCATGGACCCACCTGCTGGCGACGGTGGCCGACCGGGACGTCGACCCGGTGACGCCGCTGCCGCCGGCCTGGCTGGAACACGCGGCGGCCGCTCGGCCGGGATTGCATCTGCCGACCACCATGTCCGACGATCGCCCGGTGGACTACGAGCCTTGGGACGCCGACGACGGCGCGCCGGTGGACAAGGCCATTGCCGAGGTGCGCAGCCGCGTGTTTCCGCTGCATGGACTCGATCCGTTCGATCCGCGTGACTGA
- a CDS encoding FtsX-like permease family protein: MTALLESPKVRMTESRGLRSFLVEIGIGTRLAVRGGRPGWTRLLLTAVGLGLCVVVLLLGTSITGAMAARETREAALAPRYTPNQQAPDGASEFEIHQTKVPWNDRMVTGNYVAPLTGVAALPPGLSAYPGVGDVIVSPALQALLDSSGGVQLRRMIPGRVVGVIEDSGLTSPTDLRFYAGIRPTGNASVGSFDTTSMVDWAWGNQGSTNLGPYYEPTGSNDFYFQMLASAGAALVLVPLAIFVLIISRLGTAGREQRLAAIRLLGGSRPQVRRLIAGESLVGAALGVMIGVAGFFVARLGARWLVLGGDSFFPSDLRPPTAALTAVGLGIPLIAVATTVLGTGRIMTDPLSTVRNRPPGRPRLIWRLALTAVGLGSIALFSAGFRSGQTFGLLAGSVVLVLLTVPVLLPWLLRVTLARVRPHRPAAQLAIRRLQIESTTSARVVAGAATVLAGAIALQYLIGLIDTSPVRTVTAAHRGSYVVNVQTPTPADITDIPGRLKASGDYTDIRGGAILQMTGSTAGQSTEAYIGSCAQITANLGITNCRDGDSFRLDDGGTGGPAAGSRWTPTFGDTSAGFVVPDRIRRVTVDELKSQSFDFAPQLVLTVGALGPNGPKLLSSSFIYLLVRPTTADPATLRALRIDLADLTWRADVSSFSEVLPTSGRLQLASTIRVGLIAAGLLTLVVSAAGLVLVAVEDLNRRRRALTLLVAAGVPRATVARSLLIGSAVPAAVGTVVAAVVGIGLSAFLQVDAMGSVRINGWTVALYAAIEFTAILSVTALTLPAVRPTTRPETLRTL; encoded by the coding sequence ATGACCGCTCTTCTCGAATCGCCGAAGGTGAGGATGACGGAGTCGAGGGGTCTCCGTTCGTTCCTGGTCGAGATCGGCATCGGGACTCGGCTGGCGGTGCGTGGTGGTCGGCCGGGCTGGACCCGTTTGCTGCTGACCGCCGTCGGGCTGGGTCTGTGCGTCGTGGTGCTGCTCCTGGGCACGTCGATCACCGGTGCGATGGCGGCGCGAGAAACACGCGAAGCCGCTCTGGCTCCGCGATACACGCCGAATCAGCAAGCGCCGGACGGGGCTTCCGAGTTCGAGATCCACCAGACGAAGGTGCCCTGGAACGACCGAATGGTCACCGGCAATTATGTCGCCCCGCTCACCGGCGTAGCAGCACTCCCGCCCGGACTTTCCGCCTACCCGGGAGTTGGTGATGTGATCGTCTCACCGGCGCTCCAGGCGCTTCTCGATTCCAGCGGAGGCGTGCAGCTACGTCGAATGATTCCAGGGCGAGTCGTGGGGGTCATCGAGGATTCCGGGCTCACCTCACCGACGGACCTCCGCTTCTACGCGGGAATCAGGCCAACGGGGAATGCCTCGGTCGGTTCGTTCGATACGACGAGCATGGTCGACTGGGCATGGGGCAATCAGGGATCCACGAATCTCGGGCCGTACTACGAACCGACCGGTTCGAACGACTTCTACTTCCAGATGCTGGCGAGCGCCGGCGCTGCTCTGGTCCTTGTTCCGCTGGCGATCTTCGTGCTGATCATCTCGCGACTGGGGACCGCGGGACGAGAGCAGCGGCTGGCGGCGATCCGCCTTCTCGGTGGTTCTCGACCTCAGGTGCGCCGGCTGATCGCCGGGGAATCGCTCGTCGGTGCCGCTCTGGGAGTGATGATCGGGGTGGCCGGCTTCTTCGTCGCCCGTCTCGGAGCCCGCTGGCTGGTGCTCGGGGGCGACAGCTTCTTCCCGTCGGATCTGCGGCCGCCCACTGCCGCGCTGACGGCGGTTGGGCTCGGAATTCCGCTGATCGCAGTCGCGACAACGGTTCTGGGGACCGGGCGGATCATGACTGACCCGCTCTCGACCGTTCGGAATCGCCCCCCGGGCCGCCCGCGCCTGATCTGGCGGCTGGCGCTCACCGCCGTGGGACTTGGCAGCATCGCGTTGTTCTCGGCCGGCTTCCGGAGCGGGCAGACCTTCGGGCTGCTCGCCGGTTCGGTCGTCCTGGTGTTGCTCACGGTGCCGGTGCTGTTGCCCTGGCTGCTCAGGGTGACTCTGGCCCGCGTCCGCCCCCACCGGCCAGCAGCGCAACTCGCGATCCGTCGACTGCAGATCGAGTCCACCACGTCGGCGCGGGTGGTGGCCGGAGCGGCCACAGTTCTGGCCGGCGCGATCGCCCTTCAGTATCTGATCGGACTGATCGACACGAGTCCGGTCAGGACGGTGACCGCCGCGCACCGCGGGTCCTACGTCGTGAACGTCCAGACCCCGACACCGGCCGACATCACCGACATTCCGGGCCGGCTGAAGGCATCGGGCGACTACACGGACATCCGCGGCGGGGCCATACTTCAGATGACCGGGTCCACCGCCGGGCAGTCCACCGAGGCATACATCGGGAGCTGCGCGCAGATCACGGCGAACCTGGGCATCACCAACTGCCGGGACGGGGACTCGTTCCGTCTGGATGACGGCGGAACCGGTGGCCCGGCCGCAGGCTCGAGGTGGACCCCGACATTCGGCGATACGAGCGCCGGTTTCGTCGTCCCGGACCGCATCCGTCGAGTCACGGTCGACGAGTTGAAGTCACAGTCGTTCGATTTCGCACCGCAACTGGTGCTGACCGTCGGCGCGCTCGGTCCGAACGGGCCGAAGCTGCTGTCCTCGTCGTTCATCTACCTGTTGGTCCGGCCCACGACGGCTGATCCGGCGACGTTGCGCGCCTTGCGCATCGATCTCGCCGACCTCACATGGCGCGCGGATGTCTCCTCGTTCTCCGAGGTGTTGCCGACCAGTGGACGACTGCAACTGGCGTCCACCATCCGAGTGGGCCTGATCGCCGCCGGACTGCTGACCCTGGTCGTGTCTGCGGCCGGTCTGGTACTCGTCGCCGTCGAGGACCTGAACCGTCGACGTCGGGCGCTCACCCTGCTCGTCGCGGCCGGGGTTCCGCGGGCGACGGTGGCCCGATCACTGCTGATCGGCTCGGCCGTCCCGGCCGCCGTCGGCACCGTGGTCGCGGCCGTCGTCGGGATCGGGCTCTCGGCTTTTCTGCAGGTGGACGCGATGGGATCGGTCCGGATCAACGGCTGGACGGTTGCTCTCTACGCGGCGATCGAGTTCACCGCCATCCTGAGCGTGACCGCCTTGACCCTGCCCGCAGTGCGGCCGACCACCAGGCCCGAGACCCTACGGACCCTCTGA
- a CDS encoding sulfurtransferase: MTDQHVREVLISAAELAKALESGAPPVLLDVRWVAGVVDREGYLAGHVPGAVFVDLDADLAGPPGVGGRHPLPRPADLQKVWRAAGIVDDSSVVVYDPKDSSVAARAWWLLRWSGLSSVRVLDGGLAAWVAGGHPVETGPGASPRPGSITVIAGSMPTIDADRAREMTLSGGTLLDARAAARYRGEIEPLDPIAGHIPGAVNLPLTELLKPDGTFREPAGIEAVFERTIGPDDDGEVAASCGSGVTGCHLILAGAMIGRPLALYPGSYSEWLALGRPVAVGGPPSP, translated from the coding sequence ATGACCGATCAGCACGTGCGCGAAGTCCTCATCTCGGCGGCCGAATTGGCCAAGGCCCTGGAGTCGGGTGCGCCGCCGGTGCTGCTGGACGTGCGATGGGTGGCCGGGGTCGTGGACCGCGAGGGGTACCTGGCCGGTCATGTCCCCGGAGCTGTCTTCGTCGACCTGGACGCCGACCTGGCCGGGCCGCCTGGAGTCGGTGGGCGTCACCCGCTGCCCCGTCCGGCGGACCTGCAGAAGGTCTGGCGCGCGGCCGGCATCGTCGACGACAGTTCCGTCGTCGTCTACGACCCCAAGGACTCCTCGGTGGCCGCCCGGGCGTGGTGGTTGCTGCGGTGGTCGGGGTTGAGCTCGGTGCGGGTGCTCGACGGCGGTTTGGCCGCCTGGGTCGCCGGCGGCCACCCGGTCGAGACCGGCCCGGGCGCATCACCCCGGCCGGGGTCGATCACGGTCATCGCCGGGAGCATGCCCACGATCGACGCCGATCGGGCCCGCGAGATGACCCTGTCCGGCGGCACCCTGCTCGACGCGCGGGCCGCGGCTCGCTACCGCGGCGAGATCGAGCCGCTCGATCCGATCGCCGGACACATCCCCGGCGCGGTCAACCTGCCGCTCACCGAACTGCTGAAGCCCGACGGGACGTTCCGCGAACCGGCCGGGATCGAGGCCGTCTTCGAGCGCACCATCGGGCCCGACGACGACGGCGAGGTGGCCGCGTCCTGCGGTTCCGGGGTCACCGGCTGCCACCTGATCCTGGCCGGGGCCATGATCGGCCGGCCGCTGGCGCTGTACCCGGGGTCGTACTCCGAGTGGCTCGCCCTCGGCCGGCCGGTAGCCGTCGGCGGGCCGCCGAGCCCGTGA
- a CDS encoding TetR/AcrR family transcriptional regulator, which translates to MTTQTIADRRSRRLDQILTAAWAIATEAGLGAVSLHEVARRVQMQQPSLYGYVSSKLDLFDAMFAQAYEQLLSRLDAVPPAGNAREQLLQLSRTVLDFVVDNPPRQQLLFQRTIPGFEPSPASYALARRLTDRCAGLLAALGADTPAHLEVYTAVLAGLGSQQVANDPGGDRWTRHLEAMLAIFIDHFVPPEP; encoded by the coding sequence ATGACCACCCAGACGATCGCCGACCGCCGCTCGCGGCGGTTGGACCAAATCCTGACCGCAGCGTGGGCGATCGCCACGGAGGCGGGCCTGGGGGCGGTGTCGCTGCACGAGGTGGCCCGGCGGGTGCAGATGCAGCAGCCGTCGCTGTACGGCTACGTGAGCTCCAAGCTGGACCTGTTCGACGCCATGTTCGCCCAGGCCTACGAGCAATTGCTGAGCCGCCTGGACGCGGTACCCCCGGCCGGAAACGCGCGTGAGCAACTGCTCCAGCTGAGCCGCACCGTCCTGGACTTCGTGGTCGACAACCCGCCTCGCCAGCAGCTGTTGTTCCAACGGACCATCCCTGGGTTCGAGCCATCGCCCGCTTCCTATGCCCTGGCCCGCCGCCTGACCGACCGATGTGCCGGGCTGTTGGCCGCCCTGGGCGCCGATACGCCCGCCCACCTCGAGGTGTACACCGCGGTTCTGGCCGGCCTCGGCTCGCAGCAGGTCGCCAATGATCCCGGCGGAGACCGTTGGACCCGGCACCTCGAAGCAATGCTCGCCATTTTCATCGACCACTTCGTCCCCCCGGAGCCGTGA